The proteins below are encoded in one region of Qipengyuania sp. HL-TH1:
- a CDS encoding flagellar biosynthetic protein FliQ — MDESAVLLSMADRMLWIAALVAAPILLASLAIGLVIGLVQAATSVNEQTLTFVPKLGAVAFVLVILGASMMALVGDFTQDIFAEIAAIGD; from the coding sequence ATGGACGAAAGCGCCGTACTCCTTTCGATGGCCGACCGCATGTTGTGGATCGCCGCACTGGTTGCCGCCCCGATCCTGCTCGCGAGCCTCGCGATCGGTCTCGTGATCGGGCTGGTGCAGGCCGCGACGTCGGTCAACGAACAGACGCTGACCTTCGTCCCTAAGCTGGGCGCGGTCGCCTTCGTGCTGGTTATCCTGGGCGCATCGATGATGGCGCTGGTGGGTGATTTCACGCAGGATATCTTCGCCGAAATCGCAGCGATCGGCGACTGA
- the fliP gene encoding flagellar type III secretion system pore protein FliP (The bacterial flagellar biogenesis protein FliP forms a type III secretion system (T3SS)-type pore required for flagellar assembly.): protein MIARLAKLAAALAALAYPALVRAQTGDAAVSGALDRAFGEMAGAGGEPLSLSLQLLLVMGLLTILPALLLMMTSFTRIIVVLAILRQALGLQQSPPNQVLIGISLFLSLFIMAPTLEAVNENAIAPYSAGEIGAEVAIERAGDQFHGFMIRQTREYDLEMFADIAGAGQFASPQDVPFSILLPAFVTSELKTAFQIGFMLFLPFLVIDLVVSSVLMSLGMMMMSPMIVSLPFKLLLFVLVDGWALLMGSLASSFG from the coding sequence ATGATCGCTCGTCTCGCCAAACTCGCCGCGGCGCTGGCTGCGCTGGCCTATCCCGCGCTCGTCCGCGCGCAGACCGGGGATGCCGCGGTGTCGGGCGCGCTCGACCGCGCTTTCGGCGAGATGGCAGGGGCCGGCGGCGAACCGCTGAGCCTGTCGCTCCAGCTGCTGCTGGTGATGGGCCTGCTGACCATTCTGCCCGCGCTGCTGCTGATGATGACCAGCTTCACCCGGATCATCGTGGTGCTGGCGATCCTGCGACAGGCGCTCGGCCTGCAGCAATCGCCGCCCAACCAGGTGCTGATCGGGATCAGCCTGTTCCTGTCGCTGTTCATCATGGCGCCGACGCTGGAAGCGGTGAACGAAAACGCCATCGCCCCCTATTCTGCAGGCGAGATCGGTGCCGAAGTCGCGATCGAACGCGCCGGTGACCAGTTCCACGGCTTCATGATCCGCCAGACACGCGAATACGACCTTGAAATGTTCGCCGATATCGCCGGGGCGGGGCAGTTCGCCAGCCCGCAGGACGTGCCCTTCTCGATCCTGCTGCCGGCCTTCGTCACCAGCGAACTCAAGACCGCCTTCCAGATCGGCTTCATGCTGTTCCTGCCGTTTCTCGTCATCGACCTCGTCGTCTCCAGCGTGCTGATGAGCCTCGGCATGATGATGATGAGCCCGATGATCGTGTCGCTGCCCTTCAAGCTGCTGCTGTTCGTCCTCGTCGACGGCTGGGCGCTGCTGATGGGCTCGCTCGCCTCAAGCTTCGGATAG
- a CDS encoding flagellar biosynthetic protein FliO, with protein sequence MLWYVLKLLVLLPLIGVMIWGSLKLAKKMQGQFGAPTGGSKAVRIVESTMLSPTLRLAVIEFHGREILVSTSRNGLVRLAEAPARPEAQDVAA encoded by the coding sequence ATGCTCTGGTACGTCCTCAAGCTGCTGGTCCTGCTGCCGCTGATCGGTGTCATGATCTGGGGCAGCCTGAAACTGGCAAAGAAAATGCAGGGCCAGTTCGGTGCGCCGACAGGTGGCAGCAAGGCCGTGCGCATTGTCGAAAGCACGATGCTCTCGCCCACCTTGCGGCTGGCGGTAATCGAATTCCATGGCCGCGAAATACTCGTTTCGACCTCGCGCAACGGCCTCGTCCGGCTGGCCGAGGCACCGGCGCGGCCGGAAGCGCAGGACGTCGCCGCATGA
- the fliN gene encoding flagellar motor switch protein FliN, translating into MASHADGFGLIQDIDVRLTVELGRKSMRLRDVLALGESSVIELDRLTDEPLDMFVNGKLIARGEVVAQGNRFAIRVIEIVGAGSNEAAVERRAQPITVTSTGAGEAA; encoded by the coding sequence ATGGCTTCGCATGCAGATGGCTTCGGCCTTATCCAGGACATCGATGTCCGCCTCACCGTAGAACTCGGCCGTAAGTCGATGCGCCTGCGCGACGTGCTCGCGCTGGGGGAATCGAGCGTAATCGAGCTCGACCGACTGACCGACGAACCGCTCGACATGTTCGTCAACGGCAAGCTGATCGCGCGCGGCGAAGTGGTGGCGCAGGGCAATCGTTTCGCGATCCGCGTGATCGAGATCGTCGGCGCGGGTTCGAACGAAGCCGCGGTCGAACGGCGCGCCCAGCCGATTACCGTCACCTCGACCGGTGCAGGCGAGGCGGCCTGA
- a CDS encoding flagellar motor switch protein FliM, whose amino-acid sequence MISSAIPAATARAASHCEELLSRAATPPDLDLEFARFARGFAEQATTQLGALCDDRTLVAEIAETELLPVGEWYAKVGTAHRHSFFALGQESRGILISTRIGEIVAQFERILGGTGDVDERCSVLPASALRFAQQFEDRMADVLRRTSDRREIAAAANGDEVEQVAPFAASERVWTVTLSVSSPKISRSWTVRLAMCQSMIAEIVGTRAVSPATGRTIGARGIEGSAIAHVDLPLRAVLVDVPMSIAQLASLTPGSVIPVAVNRNVPLLIGNLTIAHGCVGELDDRVALELNQTSLSE is encoded by the coding sequence ATGATCTCCTCCGCGATCCCCGCCGCCACGGCCCGTGCCGCGAGCCATTGCGAAGAGCTTTTGAGCCGTGCGGCGACCCCGCCCGACCTCGACCTCGAATTCGCGCGTTTTGCCCGCGGGTTCGCCGAGCAGGCGACGACGCAGCTGGGCGCGCTGTGCGACGACCGGACGCTGGTTGCAGAGATCGCCGAAACCGAACTGCTGCCGGTGGGCGAATGGTATGCCAAGGTCGGTACCGCGCACCGCCACAGCTTCTTCGCGCTCGGCCAGGAAAGCCGCGGGATCCTGATCTCCACGCGGATCGGCGAAATCGTCGCGCAGTTCGAACGCATTCTCGGCGGGACCGGCGACGTCGACGAGCGTTGCAGCGTCCTGCCCGCTTCGGCACTGCGTTTCGCACAGCAGTTCGAAGACCGTATGGCCGATGTGCTGCGGCGCACCAGCGACCGCCGCGAAATCGCCGCCGCCGCCAATGGCGACGAGGTCGAACAGGTCGCACCTTTCGCTGCGAGCGAACGCGTGTGGACCGTGACGCTGTCAGTGAGCAGCCCGAAAATCTCGCGCTCGTGGACCGTCCGGCTTGCCATGTGCCAGTCGATGATTGCCGAGATCGTCGGGACGCGCGCCGTCTCGCCGGCCACCGGACGCACGATCGGTGCGCGCGGGATCGAAGGCTCGGCGATTGCGCATGTCGACCTGCCGCTGCGCGCAGTGCTGGTCGATGTGCCGATGTCGATCGCCCAGCTGGCCAGTCTCACGCCCGGATCGGTCATCCCCGTCGCGGTCAATCGCAACGTTCCGCTGCTGATCGGCAATCTTACCATTGCGCATGGCTGTGTCGGTGAACTCGACGACCGTGTTGCGCTCGAACTCAATCAAACTTCCCTTTCGGAGTAA
- a CDS encoding flagellar basal body-associated FliL family protein yields MPNENDPQEPVAKKKGGKLKLALFAFVLLGAGGGGTYAAFASGMLNAHPAEEEDPNPKLVLKGDEDPYPAGKDDEAKGAAIVYGVGGGEYRTAYYDFTEEFTSNLADSGALVQISLAASTHYDGRVLMWLEEHETALRSRILAELAATGEAELASIHGKEELQKRLTKAINETLEEREGFGGVDSVYFRSFIVQ; encoded by the coding sequence ATGCCGAACGAAAATGACCCTCAGGAACCCGTAGCGAAAAAGAAGGGCGGCAAGCTCAAGCTGGCGCTATTCGCTTTCGTGCTTCTCGGCGCGGGCGGCGGCGGGACCTATGCCGCTTTCGCCAGCGGCATGCTCAACGCCCATCCGGCGGAAGAAGAGGACCCCAACCCGAAGCTGGTCCTCAAGGGCGACGAGGACCCCTATCCCGCCGGCAAAGACGACGAGGCGAAGGGCGCAGCGATCGTTTACGGTGTGGGCGGGGGCGAATACCGCACCGCCTATTACGATTTCACCGAGGAATTTACCTCGAACCTCGCCGATAGCGGCGCTCTGGTGCAGATCAGCCTCGCGGCTTCGACGCATTACGACGGGCGCGTGCTGATGTGGCTGGAAGAGCACGAAACGGCGCTTCGCTCTCGCATTCTCGCCGAACTGGCTGCTACCGGCGAAGCCGAACTGGCCAGCATTCATGGCAAGGAAGAACTGCAGAAGCGCCTGACCAAGGCAATCAATGAAACGCTCGAGGAACGCGAAGGCTTCGGCGGCGTCGACAGCGTCTATTTCCGGTCGTTCATCGTCCAATGA
- a CDS encoding FliI/YscN family ATPase, whose protein sequence is MQTLIDETFASVASASLDLAPRRFGRVVACDGGLIEVSGLGVPIGTICTIAQGASTEHRAETIGFRNGHTMMMMLGDTVLLRPGAIVRPEGQPGMLSVGREFLGRAVDGSGEPIDGRGPIGATTAWPAGGYRVGALDRSRVTEVFDSGIRSLNALTTFGIGQRIGIMAGSGVGKSVLMDMIVESARADAIVVGLIGERAREVSDFVTRHMAGDRAANTAIVAVPADHAANLRLRGAMLATSLAEHLRSQGKRVLLILDSLTRVAHAAREIGILLGEPGAARGYPPSALATITKLIERAGNSEESGGAMTGIYTVLADGDDQNDPVVDTARAILDGHIVLSREIAQRGQYPAVDVGASLSRVMNDIVSPEQAATARRFRALSATYEANRDLVMMGAYRQGTDPLLDEAIALHPRMCQFLSQGGQESIDIATSFAQLTELVGSDA, encoded by the coding sequence ATGCAAACCCTGATAGACGAGACCTTCGCGTCGGTCGCATCGGCCTCGCTCGATCTCGCGCCGCGCCGGTTCGGCCGGGTGGTGGCCTGCGATGGCGGGTTGATCGAAGTTTCGGGACTGGGGGTGCCGATCGGCACGATCTGTACGATCGCGCAGGGCGCATCGACCGAACACCGCGCGGAAACCATCGGCTTTCGCAACGGCCATACGATGATGATGATGCTCGGCGATACGGTTTTGCTACGCCCCGGCGCCATTGTGCGTCCCGAGGGGCAACCGGGCATGCTCAGCGTGGGGCGCGAGTTCCTGGGGCGCGCGGTCGACGGATCGGGTGAGCCCATCGACGGACGCGGACCGATCGGTGCGACCACCGCCTGGCCCGCCGGTGGCTACCGGGTCGGCGCGCTCGACCGGTCGCGGGTTACCGAAGTATTCGACAGCGGCATTCGCTCGCTCAACGCGCTGACCACTTTCGGGATCGGGCAGCGGATCGGCATCATGGCCGGGTCCGGGGTGGGCAAGTCGGTGCTGATGGACATGATCGTCGAAAGCGCCCGCGCCGATGCGATCGTGGTCGGACTGATCGGCGAACGCGCGCGCGAAGTTTCCGATTTCGTCACCCGGCACATGGCGGGGGACCGCGCGGCCAATACCGCGATCGTCGCCGTGCCTGCCGATCATGCGGCCAATCTCAGATTGCGCGGGGCGATGCTGGCGACTTCGCTCGCCGAACATCTGCGCTCGCAGGGCAAGCGTGTGCTGCTGATCCTCGACAGCCTTACCCGCGTCGCACATGCGGCGCGTGAAATCGGCATCCTGCTGGGTGAACCCGGCGCCGCGCGCGGCTATCCGCCTTCGGCGCTGGCGACGATCACCAAACTGATCGAACGCGCGGGCAATTCGGAAGAATCGGGCGGCGCGATGACCGGCATCTATACGGTGCTGGCCGATGGCGATGACCAGAACGATCCGGTGGTCGATACCGCGCGCGCGATCCTTGATGGCCATATCGTGCTGTCGCGCGAGATCGCACAGCGCGGGCAATATCCCGCGGTCGATGTCGGCGCCTCGCTCAGCCGGGTGATGAACGACATCGTGTCCCCCGAACAGGCCGCGACCGCGCGCCGCTTCCGCGCGCTGAGCGCGACCTATGAAGCCAATCGCGATCTGGTGATGATGGGGGCCTACCGGCAGGGGACCGATCCGCTGCTCGACGAGGCGATCGCGCTGCATCCGCGAATGTGCCAGTTCCTGTCGCAGGGCGGGCAAGAGAGCATCGATATCGCAACCTCCTTCGCCCAGCTGACCGAGCTTGTCGGCAGTGACGCCTGA
- a CDS encoding FliH/SctL family protein, with protein sequence MSRVAYAALGKRGSFSRDNRYTKIQEDAPPPVAEDAGEKAYRAGYEDGQISAHADFEARLKAERAARTAIELAFARFDAASERQLRERMLATVHALCEEAVLPLALDTEGLARRVEAAAAMFQRKHDERIIHIHPEDLELVRGDVSADLELVPDASVERGGLRVETDDGGVEDGPQQWQRALAEIFAACKP encoded by the coding sequence ATGTCTAGGGTCGCCTATGCCGCGCTCGGCAAGCGGGGGAGCTTTTCCCGCGACAACCGCTACACCAAGATCCAGGAAGACGCCCCGCCGCCGGTTGCCGAGGATGCGGGCGAGAAAGCCTATCGCGCGGGCTATGAAGACGGCCAGATTTCCGCGCATGCCGATTTCGAGGCCCGCCTCAAGGCCGAACGCGCCGCCCGCACCGCGATAGAGCTGGCGTTCGCCCGCTTCGACGCGGCCAGCGAACGCCAGCTGCGCGAACGGATGCTGGCGACGGTCCATGCACTGTGCGAGGAAGCGGTCCTCCCGCTCGCGCTCGATACCGAAGGGCTTGCCCGGCGGGTCGAGGCGGCCGCCGCCATGTTCCAGCGCAAGCATGACGAGCGGATCATCCATATCCATCCCGAAGATCTCGAACTGGTCCGCGGCGACGTATCCGCAGACCTCGAACTGGTGCCCGACGCCAGCGTCGAGCGCGGCGGTTTGCGCGTGGAAACCGATGACGGCGGGGTCGAGGACGGCCCCCAGCAGTGGCAGCGCGCGCTCGCCGAAATCTTCGCCGCATGCAAACCCTGA